In Phormidium ambiguum IAM M-71, a single genomic region encodes these proteins:
- a CDS encoding zinc-dependent alcohol dehydrogenase: protein MLGAVLYGQEDLRLESVADPIADSQEVIIQVGVATTCGTDLKVWRRGGHAKMLRPPTLFGHEAAGKIVAVGKDVQGWQVGDRVVANNSAPCMNCFFCQRQEFSLCPNLTWNNGTFAEYLKIPAQIVKHNLWRIPDGLPDALASMTEPLACVLHGVARSNIKQGDRIAVIGDGAIGLMFVAAISQPHPQPLPVYEEGRNQSQVFLFGGNDRRLEIGKKLGATQTFNYHQIPDIPTVVKELTEGWGADVVIEATGVPAVWESAIACARPGATVNLFGGCPRDTTITVNTEQLHYSELTLKGVFHNTPKYVQEALALLASRTIPFELLISEYRPLKDLEQVFQDMKNRKSIKVAMLPNMSS from the coding sequence TTGCTAGGCGCAGTACTTTACGGTCAAGAAGATTTACGTTTGGAATCAGTGGCAGATCCGATAGCTGATTCCCAGGAAGTTATTATTCAAGTTGGGGTAGCAACAACCTGCGGTACTGATTTGAAAGTATGGCGAAGGGGTGGTCATGCGAAGATGCTGCGACCCCCGACGCTTTTTGGCCATGAGGCAGCAGGTAAAATTGTTGCGGTTGGCAAAGATGTGCAAGGTTGGCAAGTTGGCGATCGCGTAGTTGCTAATAACTCCGCTCCTTGCATGAATTGCTTCTTTTGTCAACGTCAAGAATTTTCTCTTTGTCCGAATTTGACTTGGAATAATGGCACTTTTGCCGAATATTTAAAAATTCCGGCACAAATAGTCAAACACAATTTATGGCGAATTCCAGATGGTTTACCCGATGCTTTGGCATCAATGACGGAACCGCTAGCTTGTGTTTTACATGGGGTAGCAAGGTCGAATATAAAACAAGGCGATCGCATTGCAGTAATCGGAGATGGGGCGATCGGTTTAATGTTCGTTGCTGCGATTAGTCAACCCCACCCCCAACCCCTCCCCGTGTACGAGGAGGGGAGAAATCAGTCCCAAGTTTTCCTTTTTGGCGGTAACGATCGCAGATTGGAAATTGGGAAAAAATTAGGGGCAACTCAAACATTTAATTATCATCAAATCCCCGATATTCCCACAGTAGTGAAAGAACTAACTGAGGGATGGGGTGCGGATGTGGTAATTGAAGCGACGGGAGTTCCAGCAGTTTGGGAAAGTGCGATCGCTTGTGCTCGTCCTGGTGCAACCGTTAACTTATTTGGAGGTTGTCCGCGAGATACGACAATTACGGTTAACACAGAACAACTACATTACAGCGAACTAACCTTAAAAGGCGTTTTTCACAACACACCAAAATATGTGCAAGAAGCACTCGCACTCTTAGCAAGTCGCACCATTCCCTTTGAATTATTAATTAGCGAATATCGCCCATTAAAAGATTTAGAACAGGTATTTCAAGATATGAAGAATCGCAAGTCAATTAAAGTAGCAATGTTGCCGAATATGTCATCCTAG
- a CDS encoding TerC family protein, with protein MLDQIFNSPFNVGIETLFILVILVFLEAVLSADNAIALAAISQGLEDSKLQRQALNIGLLMAYILRMALILTATWVTKYWQFEVLGGLYLLWLVFQYFTSNDNEEHHHHGPRFPSVWHAIPMIAFTDLAFSLDSVTTAIAVSKELWLVLTGATIGIITLRFMAGLFIRWLDEFVHLGDAGYFTVGIVGLRLLVRAYNPDLIPPEWVMISVIALLFVWGFSQRTAIDSESETEIKTIEPEKQETFR; from the coding sequence ATGCTGGATCAGATATTTAACTCTCCCTTTAATGTTGGGATTGAGACGCTGTTCATTTTGGTGATTTTGGTGTTTTTAGAAGCAGTGTTATCGGCGGATAATGCGATCGCTTTAGCAGCAATTTCCCAAGGACTCGAAGATAGCAAACTACAACGTCAGGCACTTAATATAGGTTTGCTGATGGCATATATACTCAGAATGGCTTTAATTTTAACAGCTACCTGGGTAACAAAGTACTGGCAGTTTGAAGTATTGGGTGGTCTTTATCTACTTTGGTTAGTATTCCAATATTTCACCTCAAATGATAATGAAGAACACCATCATCATGGGCCAAGATTTCCCTCGGTTTGGCACGCTATTCCGATGATTGCATTTACGGATTTAGCTTTTTCTTTGGATAGTGTGACAACTGCGATCGCAGTTTCTAAAGAACTTTGGTTAGTCTTAACTGGTGCTACGATCGGCATCATCACTTTACGATTCATGGCTGGATTATTCATCCGCTGGTTAGATGAATTTGTTCATTTAGGAGATGCCGGATATTTCACCGTTGGTATTGTAGGATTGCGGTTATTAGTAAGAGCATATAACCCTGATTTAATTCCCCCAGAATGGGTAATGATTAGTGTAATTGCGCTGTTATTTGTTTGGGGATTTTCTCAGCGCACAGCAATTGATTCGGAAAGCGAAACCGAAATTAAAACCATCGAACCAGAAAAGCAAGAAACCTTTCGTTAA
- a CDS encoding tetratricopeptide repeat protein, producing the protein MVWQFLGVVGKAVIQVAKEVVKSVFPKPVIPIDRFTTDNSVLVERRDEIQLAQLKLQYLQQAENREFQGRQLEISHQRAKDLQEKAHNFEFEMAILSQERDKELQTKAQAFQARQSEIVYERAKELQEKAQNFQAEMAKLSQEKAKELQEFIQRAEDARLQKNLDFQQWRLEQEKALQLQILELNHQFQRELVTYQRQTSLKVVEEQKRLENSPVWLVAADILNSHPENEIMPLRVFFAPPKVQFERFANAANATQSFPDIELTVAEGLRQFFRNYSTQGRQLDFLAGAWVSKTFHSEASIKALFGVLKSEPTLVLESEVDGDYLNFRIAYWGLNWSKYRYDPIISRLPYRDILYEAAKTRARKWQETRSKLINAGVSSEEVDKVYGADNAKNLLILQLEERFKQAGIDSGDLELDYTITKKDFEELCQFLIIYHCLFAGLVADEYFLFQYNLTPLLPQLLPELTQNVPDTEAVKEMIEAVVLYYQNVYQALEIQRSSLVPELNLELAQSLANLPKKTWAKGRIIDSMKAWLKLRELFQPDEFEDLLKAVEAVLKIADLAYVEKLNQCLVAVGENISLSVKDACYNRGMNRCRQEEYEAAIKDFDQAIEMNSNWAEAFYNRGLAYGKLAEYHKAIEDYTMALEINYDWADVYNNRGNAYYKLGDYEKAIADYDAAIKINPELTAAIKNRDITQGVWDELKRQQKQEEERKINWENFTLAQTITAHSDYLRTVLISPDGKTIFSGSDDKTIKIWELITGNEISTLTGHTGYIHSLATSPDGKTLFSASGDNTIRIWHWGNGVQLCTLNGHSSWVYALAISPDGQKLVSGGNDNQIIMWQSNSGQLIRAQTGHSDAIFTLAITPDGKMLVSGSNDKTIKIWELSSGRHIRTLTGHSKTVYAVAINPDGQTLYSGGADSTIKIWQLNTGNELCTLRGHSSVVRSLVISSDGKTLISGSDDNKIKIWELSTGKEICTLTGHSGNVFSLAISPDQRTLVSGSSDKTIRIWRVV; encoded by the coding sequence ATGGTTTGGCAATTTCTTGGGGTAGTGGGAAAAGCTGTTATACAAGTAGCAAAAGAAGTAGTAAAATCTGTTTTTCCTAAACCTGTAATTCCAATTGATAGATTTACTACTGATAATTCGGTTTTAGTTGAAAGAAGAGATGAGATACAGTTAGCACAGTTAAAATTACAATATTTACAACAAGCTGAAAATAGAGAATTCCAAGGAAGACAATTAGAAATAAGCCACCAAAGGGCAAAAGATCTACAAGAAAAAGCTCATAACTTTGAATTTGAAATGGCTATCCTTAGCCAAGAACGGGATAAAGAATTACAAACAAAGGCTCAAGCTTTTCAAGCAAGGCAATCAGAAATAGTTTATGAAAGGGCGAAAGAATTACAAGAAAAAGCCCAAAATTTCCAAGCTGAAATGGCTAAACTCAGCCAAGAAAAAGCCAAAGAATTACAAGAATTCATCCAACGTGCGGAAGATGCCAGACTACAAAAAAATCTAGATTTTCAACAGTGGCGTTTGGAACAAGAAAAAGCTTTACAGTTGCAAATTTTAGAACTAAACCATCAGTTTCAACGTGAATTAGTCACTTATCAACGACAAACATCCTTGAAAGTAGTTGAAGAACAAAAAAGACTAGAAAACTCACCAGTTTGGTTAGTTGCTGCTGATATTCTCAACTCCCATCCTGAAAATGAAATCATGCCATTGCGAGTCTTTTTTGCACCGCCAAAAGTGCAGTTTGAAAGATTTGCTAATGCTGCCAATGCTACTCAAAGTTTTCCTGACATTGAGTTAACTGTTGCTGAAGGATTAAGACAATTTTTTAGAAACTATTCTACTCAAGGAAGACAACTAGACTTTTTAGCAGGTGCTTGGGTAAGCAAAACTTTTCACAGCGAAGCGAGTATCAAAGCACTTTTTGGCGTGTTGAAATCCGAACCAACCTTAGTTTTAGAATCAGAAGTTGATGGAGATTACTTAAATTTTCGGATTGCTTATTGGGGATTAAATTGGTCAAAATATCGCTACGATCCAATTATTTCTCGATTGCCTTATCGGGATATTTTATATGAAGCTGCTAAAACTCGTGCCCGGAAATGGCAAGAAACAAGAAGTAAATTAATCAACGCCGGAGTTAGTTCCGAAGAAGTCGATAAAGTTTATGGTGCTGACAATGCGAAAAACTTATTAATTTTGCAACTTGAAGAGAGATTTAAACAAGCGGGGATTGATTCAGGAGATTTAGAACTTGACTATACTATTACCAAAAAAGACTTTGAGGAACTATGCCAATTTTTAATTATTTATCACTGTTTATTTGCTGGATTAGTTGCAGATGAATACTTTTTGTTTCAGTATAATCTCACGCCGTTGTTACCGCAATTGCTTCCTGAATTAACTCAGAATGTGCCAGATACAGAAGCAGTAAAAGAAATGATAGAAGCGGTAGTTTTGTATTATCAGAATGTCTATCAAGCTTTGGAAATTCAACGTTCTAGCTTAGTACCAGAATTGAATTTAGAGTTAGCGCAAAGTTTAGCAAATTTACCGAAAAAAACTTGGGCGAAAGGTCGAATTATTGACTCAATGAAAGCTTGGCTGAAATTGCGTGAATTATTTCAACCCGATGAGTTTGAAGATTTATTGAAAGCAGTTGAAGCTGTTTTGAAAATTGCAGATTTGGCTTATGTAGAAAAGTTAAATCAGTGTTTGGTAGCTGTCGGGGAAAATATTTCCCTGAGTGTGAAAGATGCTTGTTATAACCGAGGAATGAATCGCTGTCGCCAAGAAGAATATGAGGCAGCGATTAAAGATTTTGACCAAGCTATTGAGATGAATTCCAATTGGGCAGAAGCTTTTTATAATCGGGGATTAGCTTATGGGAAATTAGCAGAGTATCACAAAGCTATTGAGGATTATACAATGGCTTTAGAGATTAATTATGATTGGGCAGATGTTTACAATAATCGAGGTAATGCTTATTATAAATTGGGGGATTACGAGAAAGCTATTGCTGATTATGACGCAGCAATTAAGATTAATCCCGAATTGACAGCAGCTATTAAAAATCGGGATATTACCCAAGGTGTTTGGGATGAGTTAAAACGGCAGCAGAAACAGGAAGAAGAACGTAAAATTAACTGGGAAAATTTCACACTTGCCCAAACTATTACAGCGCATAGTGATTATCTTCGTACTGTTTTAATTAGCCCTGATGGGAAAACTATTTTTAGTGGTAGTGATGACAAGACTATCAAAATTTGGGAATTGATTACAGGGAATGAAATTAGCACACTGACTGGGCATACTGGTTATATTCATTCTCTAGCTACTAGTCCAGATGGAAAAACACTTTTTAGTGCTAGCGGTGATAATACTATCAGGATTTGGCATTGGGGTAACGGAGTGCAATTATGCACACTAAATGGACATTCTAGTTGGGTTTATGCCCTCGCTATTAGTCCAGATGGACAGAAGCTTGTTAGTGGTGGTAATGATAATCAAATTATCATGTGGCAGAGTAATAGCGGACAACTAATACGTGCTCAAACTGGGCATTCTGATGCCATTTTTACCCTTGCTATTACTCCTGATGGGAAGATGCTGGTTAGTGGTAGTAATGACAAGACTATCAAGATTTGGGAGTTGAGTTCTGGGCGGCATATACGTACTTTGACTGGGCATTCTAAAACCGTTTATGCTGTTGCCATTAATCCAGATGGACAAACGCTATATAGTGGTGGTGCTGACAGTACAATCAAGATTTGGCAGTTGAATACTGGTAATGAACTATGTACCCTTAGAGGACATTCTAGTGTTGTTCGTTCTCTGGTTATTAGTTCAGATGGAAAGACACTTATTAGTGGCAGTGATGATAACAAGATAAAAATTTGGGAGTTGAGTACTGGCAAGGAAATATGCACGCTTACTGGACATTCTGGCAACGTTTTTTCATTGGCTATTAGTCCAGATCAAAGAACACTTGTTAGTGGTAGTAGTGATAAAACAATTAGAATTTGGCGAGTAGTTTAG